cggcgctgctcgtgccTACTTTGAGAACACCGGGTATGCGCTTTTCGGCCCCTGCCCTCCCATTATGATGACTGGCATGCTGGTCGGCTCGGCGGTTTCCGGGTCTGTGGTGTCTGTGCTGCAGATCACCCTGAAGGCAAGCATGTCCGACACCTACAGTGCCGTGTTGACGCAATCTCTCATCTATTTCTGCCTGGCGATAGGCGTCATCTTCCTCTCCGGACTGTTTCTCATGATCTTGCCGTACAACTCATACGCGCGGCGCTACGTTGCTGAGTTCCGCTCGAGCCGGGGTCTATGGGCGAACATCTACTGCCCGCGCAAGGTTGTGAAGGAGACGTCCGATGACGGCGCGTGTGGCAAAACCGGTGCCGCCGGCTTGCAGGACCGCGCTGCCTGCCGCTACTTGGCCGACTCCGACTCTGAGAAGAAGGCAGAGATGCTGCTGGAGACGGAGCACGGCAAAGTCGCAGCGAGCGGTAACCGGGCGTGCCACCACCTCAGCCTTCTCTATGATGACCGCTTCTTCACCAGGGAGAGGTTGGAGGCGGAGCCGACGCAGGAATTTGCTCTTGAGCCCGGGAgccacgacggcgctgcggtgaATGCCACTCAAACGGGTGCATGCGACTGTGCACATTCACAGATGACCTCGGGCGAAGTCAGCAAGGAAGTTGTGACACAGAAGACGGCTGAGCTTGAGCGGGACAACAATGACCTCCCTGCTGCCGCAGACAGGATGCCGACGacagcggagctgctgcaggaggtgaGGCTGTGGCCAGTCATCAAGAAGATCTACCCGATGATGATTGCTTGTTTCCTGACCTTCTGTATCACATATCTCGTGTACCCGGGTATCATTGTTGCCGTGGACAGTGCTGACGGATGGTTCACGACACTCACCATTGCGGCGTACAACTTCTCTGACCTTGTCGGTCGTTTGCTAACCCTCTGGAGGCGGCTGTGGCCGTCGCGCAAGGTG
The genomic region above belongs to Leishmania major strain Friedlin complete genome, chromosome 11 and contains:
- the NT4 gene encoding nucleobase transporter; protein product: MSKLPQAAMLGTSLVVGVSMVMGPKAINSAPSFMLEYYKYLAGNKAAEALSPVFWRNILNFYTVVTMVAQAIHEPTNMTSFMCRFSLLFRLEVSCVLMMIELLVILIMPHTHAPEYGAIAAMMIVAYVGGAARAYFENTGYALFGPCPPIMMTGMLVGSAVSGSVVSVLQITLKASMSDTYSAVLTQSLIYFCLAIGVIFLSGLFLMILPYNSYARRYVAEFRSSRGLWANIYCPRKVVKETSDDGACGKTGAAGLQDRAACRYLADSDSEKKAEMLLETEHGKVAASGNRACHHLSLLYDDRFFTRERLEAEPTQEFALEPGSHDGAAVNATQTGACDCAHSQMTSGEVSKEVVTQKTAELERDNNDLPAAADRMPTTAELLQEVRLWPVIKKIYPMMIACFLTFCITYLVYPGIIVAVDSADGWFTTLTIAAYNFSDLVGRLLTLWRRLWPSRKVILIASITRIIFIPLLVLCAVHKIPSKAAAYVFTVIMGLSNGFVGSLSMIYSPATPSLSTDGERAMAGQLTGACLLIGCAVGSLIQLAEVLPFA